The Camelus dromedarius isolate mCamDro1 chromosome 31, mCamDro1.pat, whole genome shotgun sequence DNA segment aacctgaaagcaCATGGTGCCAGCTGCTAGGAAGCTGGCACAGGATGAGAACGGAACAGCATCTGAGTTTTTAGAACACAGTATTCCGGGCCCACTCCTGAGGatgctgttaaaataaaaataaaaaataaaccacctTGAGGGAACATGCACGTTCTAAGAGGCTATACATTTTATCTGGGTGAAGGGACAATTTCACTCATGAAACCCAagaacacaataaaatgaggaCATCAGCAACAATAACATCCTTGAATGTATTCAATTCTCAAGGTGAGGCACGTTTCCTATAGGAAATACTAGAATTTTCCCACAACTCCAAAGAAATCCAATAAATAACTTTACAGCGAGGGGCCCAGGGAGAACAAACGTGGGGACCCACAGGTCCCCAAGCAGCCGCAATGGCAGAGGCACCCAGAGCACTGATGCCTCCGCCAGGTGGCCCACAGTCTTGTCTTGAATGTGAACTGCTGACGTTTTCCAAATGCTTCACAGGACAAGTCCATCTGGTAAACCTGGCGGCCGAGTGAAGCCAAAGAGCACAACACAAGAAGTGGTCAAGGTCAAGTCTTCTCCCCACCACTAGTGAGGGGCTTCAGGCTACAAGTTCTTGAGCAGCGCATCCTGGCTGGCGGGTCGAGTCCCCCCACCATTACGCGGGGAAGAGCTCAGGCGGGCTCTCTCCGTAGCAGTACTTTGCTACGGGATCCCTATAGGTGTTCTCGTGCTGCACGCTCTGTTGGCAAAAGGGGAGAGAAGAGCGTGGTGAGAGCGAGCAGGGCAGCGGCCATCAGACATTCCTTGTGGGAGCCGGGCAAGTCCGTCTCCTCCAAATGTCACCAAAAGGTTCCAAGGCACTTCCTGGAACAGAGGTGGATGCTCATCACAGAATGTCAATGAAGGGCATGAAATGGACACAGTCACTGCATAACCATTTCTTTTCATGCACACTAGTGAGTTTTTGGAACAACCTGGCCATGACTGGGACAACTCGAGACAATGaatttttctcaaattattttaagtCAGATTAAGATCCAACAGGATCTAACAGCTTCAGAGGAATTCTCCTGCAGAGGCGAAGGAGACGCACCTCAAATCGCTTTCGTCGAGTTTTATGTACCTAAGGGATGATATACAAGCCAAATCCCACAGTACCACACAAGCCTCGTTTGGCTAAGCAGACTCAAAGTGGGATTTAACACAGACAATCATCCTCAATGGCTAATTTTTCAGCAATTTGTTTTCATACAAGCAACTTGAGTTTTTGGCTAATCTAGATTAGCCTAAAACCATTAATTAGCCTAAGACCAAGGCTAAACATCTAAACTGTAAGTATTAATCCAGTTTACAGACCATGCAGCCAAATCTTGTCTGTCTTGGGACACTGTTATAAAGGCAAACTGGCAACTGGGAAATTTCTCTttacaatgaaaagacaaagtcAGAAAGTTTAGCACCTTCACTCAAGTTTGGAAATATCCTGGGTTTTATCagttaaggaaagaaaacactTGGCCTATTCTAGTATTTCTCAGAATGGGAGAGAGCCTGAATCAGAATGAATCATGTGTTCAGCCTTCCTCCACATTTCCTTTAAAACCCATTCAAATGGAAAGCTCCTCCAGCAAAACAAGACCATCAGGAATTTCTTCATGTTTTCAAATGCTCATTATAATCCCTGAAACATCTACCCAAGCATGCTGAATGCTCTCAGAGCAGACCAGAGACAAAAAGAACAGCATAAAATCAAAAGGTGGACTACATACAGAAGTCTGGCAAAGGATGCAAGAGTTCCAGACAATGACAAATGAGTCAGTTATCTCAGACGGAGCCAGTACAATCTTGGAGACACCATGAATGGACGCCTGTATAACAAACACGTCTGGTGATTTTACAGAGGGAGCTCCAACAACTGCCCGATTACAGAAGCTGAGAGCAGAGGACGCAGAGTGATGGAAAGACAAAGACGTTCACACGCTTTCAGCAGCTGGTGCTGGTGCCATGTTTAGTGCCCAAAGAGCCAAGCGTTTAATGACAACATGCTAAAAAGAGTTGAGAGCTACAGATTTACCCGAGTTTTTCAACACCCACCTGCCCCATCCCCTTGAATCCTAAAATAAACTGCAACTCTATCCCAGAATAAATTACCACCCACTCTGAACGAGTGGTTGCTGGAAAGCCTTAGTCAAATTTCGGTCAAAGATAGTGGAGAGAACTTCTCTCAGGAATTTGACTATTAAGACTCCAGAGGTGAAAATAACTTCAAGCTTCCACTCAAAATGTAGACAAGCTAATCAAACAGTGGAGATGTAAGGTGGTCAGACCTTgacttaatataaatattttacatccCTAACTTGTACAAATCTCACACTTACATTCTAAATACAGGCAGTCCTCCATACCCATGGGTTCTgccatctgtggattcaaccagctAAGGATCAGAAGTATaaccagaaagttccaaaaagcaaaacacagcatttacattgtattgttATATGTAATCtatagagatgatttaaagcatCCTGGAGGATGTATGTAGTAGGTTATATGCAAGtattatgccattttacataagggattTGAACATTCGGAGATGAGGTCTCAGAACCAATCACCCacggataccaagggatgactgtacaATCATTCCACCAAAGCGCCATACAGTTCCATTTAAATCTCGTCTCCATCATCACCCCACCGAAGGCCCCCAGTGCATATTTTTGAGTTTTCTTCTAGACTCTGACCCCTACCCACACATCCCCCAGCTAGAGGCATCACAGCTCCTGACCTGGGATGAGGTTCTGCATTTAGCCAAACATAATTCAAAGTGATCTTCAACTGCCATGAAGAGGTTCTGGAACGCCACGGCTGCCCGGTTGAGGAAGCGCTCCAGGAGAAGTTGCTATGGAAACAAAAGTTAGTACCTGTAATAAATTCCAGACTCAGCAGCACAAGGTAACCTTGGAAATTTCTCCTAAACTAAGAGACTGCTGatacagggaaggggaggggggaagaggggggagaggtagagaaagagagagggaggctcAAGTGAGCAGGAGGGCTGGTGTCTCATTCATTAGACATCTTACTAGCAAAACAATGGCTCATTCTGCCAAAGTACCACTGGAGTAACCGGGAACCACTTCCTTTCCTGGCAGACAAAGGCTACCTCACAGCAGCCATTTCTGACACCTACAAAGCTCCCTTCTAAGTTCTACTTCCAAAAGAATCTCACATGAAGATCTAGTCCTCATTGTGAAGTGAACGCAGAGAGAACAAAGGAGATGGGGAGCCAGGAGCACCTCTGGTACCttgctgggctgcaggcagcaGGACACGCAGTACTCGTAGGCGCCGCAGCAGCCGTTGGACAAGCAGCCATCACAGCAGTACTGCTTTGTGCCAGGGACGTGGACGTTACAGCAGCCATTCACCAGCAAATCCTTCCTTTCACACACGTAACCTGAAAGTCAGAAACTAGCCTGAGTATAAACCCAGCAGTCCTCCCACCTGTCCACCAGGGGCAATCACGAAGCAGCAATCAAAGTCCTGCACACAAAGAACAGAGAGACGGAGTCCGGAGACAGGGCATCCTAAGGACCACAAGGCCAGGAAACAGGCACAGTGTGATCAGAGCTTGCTTCCTACAAGAGGCAGTTTACAGAAAACATGGACTCCTGTTTTACATGTAGGTTATGCATCCCAATCTATCAAAGACCTTTTAGTCTGCAGCCGTGTGTTTGATTTAATCATCATGTTGCCTGTTTCCTGATCTAACCTATGCAGGCCAATTTTTTCATCTATGCTTGAAAAACATTCTCTttcaaacaaaaatctgaaaagcGGAAAAAACCAAGGCGTTCATTCCTGAAAGCAAGATACTTCTagattattaaaaaacaaaaacaaaacccaaaaaacccaccACAACTCCACACATACTCTTTACATTTAATACCTTTTAAGTGCTTGCCAGTTACTTAGTagtttgaaggatatttttttaagaacaagTAGTCACACCTAACCTTTAAAAACAGACTCAGGCTATAAGTATACATGTCAGAGATTCAGTTAACCCTCAGCACTAGGGAACGCGAGTACTCTAACACCCAAGGAAGAAAAATCCTCCTAACTCCCTCCGTCTCTCATAAATCCTCATCCTCCTTCAACCCAGTTCACTCACTCATGCTCAACTGTAAGTAAAGAATCTGCTCACAAAAGCTAAATTTATTGTTCAGAGCTGCTAAAGAGACATTTCTCTACATCCTTCTGGGAGTAGGAAAAATGTAGGAATAAGTCCACGAGGGACACCACTTGGCCCCTGGGAAACTGCCAGGTGCACACACAGGCCCACAGGTGCACGCACAGGCCCACAGGTGCAGAGCAGCTGTTCCTCACTTCATTCCATTCCAAATGCCCCAGCTTCCTAATCCTCAGAGAATGAGACCTGGTGAAGCATGAGGTTGTTTTCAGAAACCGGTCTGGAAAACAAAGTCTGTGCAAAAGCAGGAGGCACCAGCACAACAGTGGGAGAGAGCGGAAGGGGCCCCCCTTCGCACTGGGGAAACAGGCCTGGGAGAACCAGATTCCAGTTACCTGGGATCATCTTGTCACATTATCTCTGTGTCAGgaagatgtaaaatattatgTGATCTAAACTCCACTCGTTGAATTTACCTTTttgcccttttctcttttccatatCATAACTGTCAGCATTTCAGGCCTTCTGTTTTTCCCCAGTACAAACTGCCAGTATTTAGCCTTGAAACCACAGGTTTTTCTAACTTCTGGTGAAAGAAAAGTTCATCAAGATTTCTCCTTCTGCAtcaaaaattactcctgcaaacattATTTCCAACAAGGAGTCCTATGAGATCACAACCTCGAGTGAGCTGCCATTGACTAGGAAACTGACTTGTAACTTTTCAAAAGTTTGTATTTCTAATTGGTTTATTTAATAACATGTCACCCTGGCAATATCTGTGATGGTGACATCTGCTTGCAAAAAGGCAAAAATTTCTCCAAGTTTTCTTTATTACACTGCTTACCTCCTCTCCCACATACCTAGAggtcaaaaaaaacccaaaaacaaccCTATGGTTCTCAGATTTTTTGATTGGTTCTTGGAACTTTTTACTTAAGTTTGAGAGTCTCTGTCTCACTTGAATTAATCAGGGGGAAATTCTTTTGTTagctacaaaagaaaaagacaaattgcCATTCATAACCCAATAGTAAATTTTAAAGTCAAGGCATAAGGTTTCATGTTTTCTATCATACAAACAAAAGTCTGTAAGAAATCAAGCACTGAACTCCAAGTTCAGTCCCAGTCTTAGTCCTAGGTCTGCCCACTGACTGACTAGCTGTGTCATCTTGTGGAAGTAACTTCCTTTCACTGAActttattctgtttaaaaaaaaaaagttattcacaGTATTATCTGCTTTATCAGGGTGATCTTAAAAACAGAGCTTTGCACTGCTGAGTCGCCACTGTATTTTTGTGCAAAATTTTACAGCTCTTCTAACCTAGGTGGGTGGTTTTCCTGGTTCCTGCCTTCAACCGCAAATAATCTCATCTGCTCTGATGCCTTTGAGATCGTTtgggaaaagtttttttttctttttaattatttcgCTGGGgatgcaaaattttttttaaaattacaacgcgctatagttttattttaaagatagcACGTGTCTTCATTTTGTTGGGTTTCATTATGTAGCAATGAAGATTCTAATTCAAGGTTACCTGTATCAATTTCAGTATTGTCATGGTCATAATCCACTTGTTCTGAGACTCTCTGAGAGAAAGTAAAATGTACTCTTGCAAACAAACCATATTATTTGCAAACCAccagctgaaaaaagaaaaacaatctgtaAAACAATCAGGGAACTCTGATCACCATTTGAATAGCTGACATTAAGGAAAAGTGTTACTCTTGTGGTGTGATAACAGTATCCCACTTATGGTTTATTAAAGAGCCACTGCCATCTTGGGCATGTTCCTGAACCACTTGGCGCCTGTCTTCACCTATAAAGTGAGGGCAGCAACACCTACAGCTCACAGGTCTGCTGCAAAAATCAAATGAGATGTTGTTCAAGGAGAGTTTTTACCCAGTGCCCAGCATACAGTGAGAGCTACATTAATGCAGGCTGAGCATTAGTGGGAGTCTCTCCTTGGGGGACCGAGCCAGTCTTAATAGTAAGGTCCAGCAGTTATCTGATCCAAACTCCTCACGCTGCACTTCCTACACACTTTCATACAGACAAAACGAAAGCGAGAAAACTCTGGAAGAAAGCACTAAGtcaaagagacttttttttttcttaattgagatagagctgatttacaatattatataaatttcaggtgACAACACAGCGACTCACAATTTtgaggttatattccatttataattataaaatactgactatatttcctgtgctatataatatatccttgtagcttatttattttatacatagtagtttttacCTCTTTGTCCTCTACccctataaaaaagaatgaaattttgccatttgcaacaacatggatgtatttggaggatattatgcttagtaaaataagccagaaagagaaagacaaatactttgaTATCATATAATAGCACTTACATGTGGATCTAAAAAAACGAAACTAgcgaatataacaaaaagaaacagactgatgtTCTAACTGTAACAGTAACACATTTTGAATGTGTTTATAATTCATTTGAGATTGTgcagtcagtcagtcaacaagCATATTCATTTCCTAAATACCAACACTGTGGATATGACTCAGGTCACCATGCAGGAAAACTGATTATGCTATAGAGTTCACCATCAAGATGAGAAGAAAAGATTGGCAAGATGTGAAAATACTGGGGCTGGGAAGAGACTGGCAGGAAGCAAGCAGCCCAGTGGCTGATGTATGATAAAATGCTAAAACTGTAAGTTATAGGCACCAGAAACTTCACAGTTACAATGATCAAACGTACTTCTCTGATGTTGAGGGGAACctttttcagactgttttccTTAATAGATTATTGCAaggtattaaatacagttccctgggtTATATAATAAATCCTTGTTGCCTACCTATTTTATATAGAATAGTGTGTGCATTtgttaatcctatactcctaatttatccctcctccatctgcctttcccctttggtaaccgtaagtttgttttctatgtctgtgagtctgtttctgttttgtaaataaattcatttctgtcatattttttaaaatgttccacatataagtgatatcatatgatatttgtctttctctgacttacttcacttagtgtgatatactctaggtccatccatgttgctgcaaatggcattcttttattattttttcatggctgagtagtattccattgtataaatataccatggcTTCTTTActcagttatctgtcaatggacatttatgttgcttccatgtcttggctactgtaaaccgtgctgctatgaacactggggtgcatgtatcttttccaattagaatttctatcatttctgcccacgagtgggattgctgaacCACATGGTAatcctgttttcagtttttcaaggaacctccatactgttttccatagtggttgcaccaaattacattcccactcTGATCCTGAGGGGGCCCTTGATGAGTACGACATAAAAGACAAAGTTGTAAGAAATGCTGGAATGGGCAAAAAGGGGAAAGGCAGCATATCAAATCTCTATTTAAAAACCTATGAATGGCCGCACAGGCGTATTTCATCAATTGCAGCAGAGGAAGGGAGCCAGCCTTACCTAGTTCATCCGTGATGAGGTGCTTCCCTTGAATGGAGTTCCGGCACTGGTTGCTGGGCCGACTGCTGTTGCCCAAGTTAAACTGCACTTTCCATGGAATGGGCTGATCGTGGTCTTGAACCTGGAGGAGATTCCTATCTCTcactgccctctcctcctgcaaAGAGACCATAAATGAGAAAGTTAAACTAGCATTTCTTGCATTTTCACCAATTTTGCATAGAAATTACAGTAAAAGgacagaaacaattttaaaaagcttgcACAAAAGGAATCTGCCTCCCCTGGTATGAGCTAAGTCTAAGCCAATgtcatcagaaaacaaaaaaaagcaaaataaacctaTAGGAAGAAGTAACCAAATGAGGATTACACTTCAAAATTGGCAAActagcaacatggagggacctggagatcatcatatactaagtgaagtaagccagaaagacaaataccatatgttatcacttacatgtggaatctaaaaaaaatgacacaaatgaatttatttataaaacagacacggactcacagacatagaaaacaaacttatggttaccagagggaaagggggtgggaagagataaattaggagtttgagatctgcagatactaactactatatgtaaaatagataaacaagtttctactgtatagcacagggaactttattcagtatcttgtagtaacttataatgaaaaagaacatgaataggaatacatgtatgtacatgtatgactgaaacatgctgtacatcagaaactgacacactgtaaactgactatacttcaattcacttcaattaaaaaaacataaatgagaagaaaaaattaaataacaacaacaacaaaaatatggcTTGGTATACAATGCAATGGAGTTTTATACGACAGAATAACTCACAAAGCTAAACTACTACAGTACCACAGATCAATTTTCAAGCATGAtagtaaaaattttaaggaaaacaaaaaaaactgacaaacttACATAAATGGCCCTTGGATAAAGTGCACATTATAGACCTGTACAAAAGTgttaattttctgaaaaaaaaattggagggaAAAGAGTTTTGAACTTTCTTTCTGAtggcaaattatttaacatttttttcactgaaacaaCTACACTGTGTAATAGAATGTAAAatctgaatacatttttaaaatagaagaggagACTTCAAAGAAACTTTCCACTGTCATTTCTGAAAATTCCCAGACACATCTAGGGCACAAGGTCACTTTCATTTGCGGTGAAGAGTACTTCAGTGGTAAACGTACGGGAACACTGCATTAGAAGGTTGATTTTAGGGACAAGAAGCATGTCAACTTGCAAATTTCTTCTATGAAAAAATACTGAGTATGTGACCCTTAGAATAcatctttcttttcaaaagacaCCCATGCCAGCCAGCCCTTTACCTAGTCACTCAAAGTGAGCAGTTGCTCTAGAGGCAAGAGTTTAGACCTTTTCTCCTAGCCTCCAAGCTTTCCAAATCGCCTTTCGTATACTGAGGAAGGTACCCAAGAGCCAGAAAACAAGCCAAGCAGGTAACAGCTATCTTCTGAATTCTCAGCCTACTgttggaaaacaaaacagtgatAAAAGACTCCCACTGAGAGGTTTTTTATAAACTTTAaccattttaccattttaattgaGGTCTGTGGCCTTTACCATTAAGAATGATCTGCATTTGTGCCACTGAGCAAAAGGGACTAACCCTGAAAGTTGATAGCAAAGGTTACACTTTAAGACAATGGAAAAGATCTGTACAGTCACTAAGATTTCTTTAAGAAGGGAATCTGGGAAATGTTCTTAATACTCAAGGTGTACATATCCACATGTACTTTGGCACAGCAGACACATTTTTGAGGCCTGTCCTACAGAAACGAGTAAGGACACATCAGGATGTCCACCACAGCACTGCTGATGTGGCAGAAAAACCCGGAACACCAACCACAGGGAAATGACTAGATCAACACTGGTACAACTGTGGCTATTACCAAAAATAATTAGACATAACTGACTGCATTTATCTAGAGCGGTAGTCCTCAAACCTGACTTGCACAGTGGATTACACAAGAACCTTAAATTCTGATCCCTGAGCCCAACCTTAGTCTAAATAAAAATCTCTGTGGATGAGACATGGGAATCAAGATTTTTAAAGCATCCAGATGCTTCTAATACTCAGGGCTGCAGACCACTGGTGCATGTCCATAGTAGATCAAGTGAAAAAACAAGTTACCAAATAACATGTATATTATCACACATTATACTAcgataataattatattaatatacacatacatacaggttCTTAAGAGCTGAGATAAAGGTATGGAAAGATATACTACAAACCATTAACACGGAAGGGATATAGGTGGTTAGTAACATCTTTCAtcatttttggaatagtttcacttttaatttaaaataaaatgataaaaaacatTAACGATAGGAGACACTGAGTGAGGGATCTACAGGAACTCTGTACTATccttgaaatttttctgtaaacttctaatttttccaaaataaaaagtttatttaaaaaaaaccatgatCACCAATATGAAAGACATAAATTGTCCATGATCCCATCACTTAAATAAAGCTTTATCTATTTTTGCATATTATCTTCCAGCCTTTGACCCCAGCACTTACACGACAAATTAGGACGCTCCACATTCAGCTCCTCTTGACACTAATTGGATGGTAAACCATTCAAGTACCTACATTATCTTGATAATCGCATTTTCAAGGCTCTATAATAATCCATCATGTTGATGTGCCTTAATTTAGTAAACACATCCTCTACAGATCAATGTGTTAAGCCCATCCCAGGTTTCTGTTATCATAGATAGCACTGCAATAAAAATGTAGAGCTTTTGCTTATTCTCTTAAATAATTTGTGGTAGGAATTATTATTAGAAGTAGAGTCAGTGCTATACAGGGCCAAATAATTTCAAGTTATAGATGCCACTTGTAACATTAGCAGCCTTTCAATAACACTGTGCCGCACCAGTACTggattttgttctttaatttaaTAAAGGTAAGCTTGTTCTTCAAGTTGGCTTTAATTTCTGTTCTGCCccctctcttttgtttcttttatagaGGAGAACTGGCACCAGCAGGAACAGGATGGGTTATACAAAAACAACATCTGTATTCCTCAGCTGGGGCAAGGAGAGGAGTTAAATGCAGAAGCCTGGGGAATACGGGACAAACCACGTAGGTGCACACTGCTTAACTACATGTAAACTCCTGCTCCTCTGCTCTGCTGGGACCCACCAGTTAAGGGCATAATCAAGCTATGTGCAAACTAAACTGAGCTTCAAACGCTACACTAGATAAATAACCATAAGGACTATTAAGAGGCTGGTCAAAGTACAGTAAATTGGATCTCATGACAAGATTAAAAGTACTCTTAACATTACTCTCAAACTATCCTGTTATTCTTTCTGAAAGAACACAAGAGTTCATGGACAAGTGCATCCTGGAAGGATTTCTTCCACATAACTGTGTTCCTGCTAAACAGGAAGGCAGTTCTCCCAGCTCTTGAACTTGTTTTCAAACATGAATATTATTCAAGACCTTGCCAAAAGGATTGGGTATGAGTTGTACAACCAGAAAAGATACAAGACATTGTGTAAGACATCATGGCAAACATAATGAATTAGCACATGGTCGCTTGTCTGAAGGTCCAGTCTTGCAAGGGTGAGGTGAAGGGGCACTGAGGG contains these protein-coding regions:
- the SPRING1 gene encoding SREBP regulating gene protein, whose product is MVNLAAMVWRRLLRKRWVLALVFGLSLVYFLTSTFKQEERAVRDRNLLQVQDHDQPIPWKVQFNLGNSSRPSNQCRNSIQGKHLITDELGYVCERKDLLVNGCCNVHVPGTKQYCCDGCLSNGCCGAYEYCVSCCLQPSKQLLLERFLNRAAVAFQNLFMAVEDHFELCLAKCRTSSQSVQHENTYRDPVAKYCYGESPPELFPA